Sequence from the Metopolophium dirhodum isolate CAU chromosome 2, ASM1992520v1, whole genome shotgun sequence genome:
TTGTATCAACCGAGGAATCAATATCGGAACCAACAGTAGAAGAAGATATATCTGTAACCGTAATAAAATCATGTACTGATTCTTCCACTGAAACTATAGACGTTAAAACAGATGTGGAAAAAGTTAATGAAGAAGAATCTCCGTCACCAATGAATTCTTCAAGTGAACTAGTGCAGGAAAATATGAATATGAACATTAATACAGAAAACGAAACTTTATTACCTATCGAATCAACCATGGAATCTACAGTGGAACCAAAAATTGAAGAGATAATTAAACCTGAAATCACATCATGTACTGAATCTGGAACTGTAATTACTGACATTCAATTTCATGCAGACAAAATTTTCGACGAAGTACTAATTGATTCTTTAGGTGAAGTAATGGGGGAAAATACGAATATGAACATTGTCTCAGAAAGCGAAAAACTCTTACCAATTGTATCAACCGAGGAATCAATATCGGAACCAACAGTAGAAGAAGATATATCTGTAACCGTAATAACATCATGTACTGATTCTTCCACTGAAACCATAGACGTTAAAACAGATGTGGAAAAAGTTATTGAAGAAGAATCTCCGTCACCAATGAATTCTTCAAGTGAACTAGTGcaggaaaatataaatatgaacattaATACAGAAAACGAAACTTTATTACCTATCGAATCAACCATGGAATCTATAGTGGAACCAAAAATTGAAGAGCTAACTGAACCTGAAATCACATCATGTACTGATTCTTCCACTGAAACCATAGACGTTAAAACAGATGTAGAAAAAGTTATTGAAGAAGAATCTCCGGTACCAATGAATTTTTCAAGTGAACTAGTGCAGGAAAATATGAATATGAACATTAATACAGAAAACGAAACTTTATTACCTACCGAATCAACCATGGAATCTACAGTGGAACCAAAAATTGAAGAGCTAACTGAACCTGAAATCACATCATGTACTGAATCTGGAACTGTAATTACTGACATTCAATTTCATGCAGAAAAAATTATCGACGAAGTACTGATTGATTCTTTAGGTGAAGTAATGGGGGAAAATACGAATATGAACATTGTCTCAGAAAGCGAAAAACTCTTACCAATTGTATCAACCGAGGAATCAATATCGGAACCAACAGTAGAAGAAGATATATCTGTAACCGTAATAACATCATGTACTGATTCTTCCACTGAAACCATAGACGTTAAAACAGATGTAGAAAAAGTTATTGAAGAAGAATCTCCGTCACCAATGAATTCTTCAAGTGAACTAGTGCAGGAAAATATGAATATGAACATTAATACAGAAAACGAAACTTTATTACCTATCGAATCAACCATGGAATCTATAGTGGAACCAAAAATTAAAGAGCTAACTGAACCTGAAATCACATCATGTACTGATTCTTCCACTGAAACTATAGACGTTAAAACAGATGTAGAAAAAGTTATTGAAGAAGAATCTCCGTCACCAATGAATTCTTCAAGTGAACTAGTGCAGGAAAATATGAATATGAACATTAATACAGAAAACGAAACTTTATTACCTATCGAATCAACCATGGAATCTACAGTGGAACCAAAAATTGAAGAGATAACTAAACCTGAGATCACATCATGTACTGAATCTGGAACTGTAATTACTGACATTCAATTTCATGCAGACAAAATTTTCGACGAAGTACTAATTGATTCTTTGGGTGAAGTAATGGGGGAAAATACGAATATGAATATTGTCTCAGAAAGCGAAAAACTCTTACCAATTGTATCAACCGAGGAATCAATATCGGAACCAACAGTAGAAGAAGATATATCTGTAACCGTAATAACATCATGTACTGATTCTTCCACTGAAACTATAGACGTTAAAACAGATGTAGAAAAAGTTATTGAAGAAGAATCTCCGTCACCAATGAATTCTTCAAGTGAACTAGTGCAGGAAAATATGAATATGAACATTAATACAGAAAACGAAACTTTATTACCTATCGAATCAACCATGGAATCTACAGTGGAACCAAAAATTGAAGAGATAACTAAACCTGAAATCACATCATGTACTGAATCTGGAACTGTAATTACTGACATTCAATTTCATGCAGACAAAATTTTCGACGAAGTACTAATTGATTCTTTAGGTGAAGTAATGGGGGAAAATACGAATATGAACATTGTCTCAGAAAGCGAAAAACTCTTACCAATTGTATCAACCGAGGAATCAATATCGGAACCAACAGTAGAAGAAGATATATCTGTAACCGTAATAACATCATGTACTGATTCTTCCACTGAAACCATAGACGTTAAAACAGATGTGGAAAAAGTTATTGAAGAAGAATCTCCGTCACCAATGAATTCTTCAAGTGAACTAGTGcaggaaaatataaatatgaacattaATACAGAAAACGAAACTTTATTACCTATCGAATCAACCATGGAATCTATAGTGGAACCAAAAATTGAAGAGCTAACTGAACCTGAAATCACATCATGTACTGATTCTTCCACTGAAACTATAGACGTTAAAACAGATGTAGAAAAAGTTATTGAAGAAGAATCTCCGTCACCAATGAATTCTTCAAGCGAACTAGTGCAGGAAAATATGAATATGAACATTAATACAGAAAACGAaacattattacctattgtatCAACCATGGAATCTACAGTGGAACCAAAAATTGAAGAGCTAACTGAACCTGAAATCACATCATGTACTGAatcttcaataaaaataatacaatatcaagaTCATGCAGAAAAAATGTTCGACCAAGAAGCACCTCCGGATGGAAAATCAAAAGTGATCGTTGATACAGAAACTGAAACACATTTGTCAATTGTATTAATAGAATCAATAGAGAAACCAAATTTTGTTGAACCTATAATAGCAACTAAAATACCATATTGTACTGAATCATCAACTGAAATTACTGACACACATATGGATCAAGATAATGTTATTGTAGAACCACTTCCAAcaccaattaattttttaagtgaaATTGAAGGGGTAAAAACTAAAGTTCACATTAATACAGAAAGCGAAGCATTATTACCGATGACTAATTATGTGGAAGAAAAAGAAGTAATAGAAGAAACTTCTGAAATTGTCTTACCAATTGAATTAGCAATGGAATTTATACAagaaccaaaattaaaaaaagatataaaaatCAGATCATGTACTGATTATTCCACTGTTACCATTcaaaaggataaaaaaaacgttatttttgaaGAATCTTCGACGCCGATCAATTCGTTAGGTGAAGTAGTGGAGAAAAATATGAATGATAAAGTTGATAAAGAAAACGAAATTGTATTACCAATTGATTCAATAACTGGGTCTATGGAAGAAAAGAAAGAAAAAGATGGACATATAGACCCTTTATTAACTATGAAATCAACTGTGGAATCTATAAAGGAACCAAAAGAAGTTGAAGACATAACTGCAAAAGAAATAACATCATGTACTAATTCTTCATCTGTAATTTTAGAAATTCAAATGGATGAAGAAAAAGTGATCGAAGCACCTCCCGTACTAATTAATTCTTCAAGTAAAATAATTGGAGAAACAACGAAAGTGAATATGGATACAGAATATGAAACTATTTTACTAATTGAATCAACAATTGAATCTATAGCAGAGCCAGaaataaatgaacaaataactcaaacaaaaatattatcatgtactCCTCCTTCCAATGCAACTGTAAACGTTCAAACCGatgtagataaattatttattgaagaaGTATCTATGGCACCACTTAATTGCTCAGATGAGGAAGTTGGTAAAAAATCGAATGTAAATAATCATACAGAAAATGAAACTCTTTTACCTATTGAATTCACCATGGAAACTATTGCAATACCAAAAACAGTAGAGGATATAAAAGAAACCGAAATTTCCTCATGTACTGATTCCTGCATTTTAACTGTAGACGCTCAAACAGATAAAGAAAAAGGGCTTGATGAAGTTACCCCGGAACCAATAAATTCTTCAGGAGAGGTAGTGGCGGAAAAAACTAGTATTGATATTGACACCagaaaagaaacaatattacCAATTAACACATCTACTTCTTCAGTTGAAGATAGGAATGCAATAGAAGGAACTACTGAAATTATATTACTGATTAAATCAACTATAGAATTTGAAGAGGAATCAATAGTAGTAGAAGATATAAATGTAACCGAAATAACAGATTTAGAAAAAGTGATCGAAGAAGTGCCCACAGTCCTAATGAATTCTTCATGTAAGATAATTGGAGAAAAAACGAAAGTTAATATAGATACAGAATATGAAACCATTTTACCAATAGGGACATCCATAGAATCTGTAGAGGAACCTAATGCAGTTAAAGATATAACTGAAACTGAAATCACATCATGCACAGAATCTTCAACTGAAAATATGATGGATTTTCaatcaaataaagaaaaatatattgcagAAAAATCTCCAGTACCAATTAATTCTTCAGGCAAGGTAGTGGTGGGGAAAActaatatgaatattgataaCGGAAATGAAACAATATTACCAATTAAAACATATACTTCTTCAGTGGAAGATAGGAAAGCAATAGAAGGAACTACTGGAATTGTATTACCAATTGAATTTACTATGGAATTCAAAAAGGAACCAAAAGTAGTAGAAGATATACCTGTTACCGAAAAAACACCATGTACTGATTCCTACATTTTAACTGTAGACGCTCAAACAGATGTAGAGAAAGAGTTTGATGAAGTAACTCCagtattatttaattcttcAGCTAAGATAATTGGAGAAAAAACGAAAGTGACTATAGATACAGAATATGAAACTATTTTACCAGTTAAAGCATCCTATGAGTCTATAGAGGAACCTAAATTCAAGGAACCTGAAATCAAATCACGTACTGTACCTTCAACTGAAAATATGATGGATGTTCAAACAAATAACGAAAAGTATTTGGCAGAAAAATGTCCAGAACCAATTTATTCTTCAGTTGAAGAAGTGGGTGGAAAATCAAAAGCAAATATTGATACGGAAGATGAAACACTTTTACCAGTTGTATCAACAAAAGAATCTATagagaaaacaaaaattgaaccAACTGCAGTTACTGAAACTGAAATCCTATCATGTACGGAATCTTCaaccataataattaactatcaaAATCATACAGAAAAAATTGTTGACGTCgtaccaataaattatttaagtgaaGTTATGGGagaaaatataaatgtgaacGTTATAACTGAAAATGAAACACACTTACCAATTGGATCAACGATGGAAGCTGTAGAGGTACCTAATGTAGTTGAAGATATAACTGAAATTGAAAAAAGATCATCTACTGAATCATCATCTATAATATTAGACACTAAAATATATGTAGAAAAAGTGATTGAAGAAATTCCCTCAGTACTAATTGATCCTTCAGATAAGGTAGTTGGAGAAAACCCAAAAGTGAATATGGATACAGAATATGAAACCATTTTACCAATTGAATTAACCATTGAATTTATACCAGAATCAGAAATATATGAAGATATAACTGAAACAGAAATATTAACGTGTACTGATACCTCTACTGGCAATGTAGTTGCTCAAACAGATGTAGAAAAAGTTATTGGAGAAGTATCTCTTACACTTATTAATTCCTCGGATAAATTAATAGGGAGAAACATAAATGTAAACATTGATAATGAAGGTGAAACATTACGACCAATTGATACATCTACTGGATATGTAAAAGATAAGAAAGACATATATAAACTTATCGAAACTTTATTACCTATCGAATCAACCGTAGAACCTATAGATAAACCAAAAGTTGAAGACATAACTGAACCTGAAATAAAATCATGTACTGAATCTTCAACTGAAATTTTTGATAATCAAAACCATGCAGATAAAATTGTTGACCAAAAACATCCGGTATTCGTTAATTCTTCAGATAAAGTAGTGGGtgaaaatacaaatgtaaacaTTGATATGGAAACAGAAACACTTTTACCAATTGGATCTACTTTGAAATCTATAGAGGTATCAAAAGAAGTAGAAGATATAAAAGAAACAGAAACAATACTATCTACTAATTCTTTCATTGTAACCGTAGACATTCATACAgatgtagaaaaaaatattgacaaagaATCTCCGTCACTAATTAATTCTTTTGGGGAACTAGTGCAGGAAAATATGAATATGAACATTAATACAGAAAATGAAACCCTTTTACCAATTGAATTGACCATTGAACCTATAGAAGAATCAAATGTAGTAGACGATAGAACTGAAATTGAAATCACATCATATACTGAACCATTAACCAAATTAATTAACCCTCAATTCCATGCAGAAAAAATTGTTgccaaagtaaaaaataattctttagtGCAGGGAAATACAAATGTGagcattaatacaaaaaatgtaacacTTTTACAAATTGATACAACCACTAGTTCTGGGGAAGAAATGAAAGAAATCGATGAACTTATCGAAACTTTAATACCGATTAAATCAAATATGGAATCTATAAAGGTAGCAAAGAAAGTAGAAGATATAAACGAAAGAGAAAAAATATCATTCACTGATTCTTCCATTTTAACCAAAGATATTCAAACAGATATAGATatagtaattgaaaaaaaatctccGACACAGATTAATTTTCTAGTTAATAAACTGGGGGAAAATACAAAAGTGAATAAtgatacagaaaataaaacaattttaccaaATGAATCAACTAAGGAATTAACGGTGGAACCAAAAGTAGAAATAGATATAACTGAAACCGTAATAACATCATGTACTGATTCTTCCACTGTAACACTAGACGTTCAAACAAATGTAGAAAAAGTTATTGAAGAACATCCGGCACCAATTCATTCTTCGGGTGAAGTAGTGGGGGAATCTACAAAGTTGTATATTGATACAGTAAATGAAACACTTTTACAAATTGATACATCTATAACTGCTGTAAAAgcagttttagaaaaaaaaattatagaaaacgaATATTCAACACCAACTTTTTCTCCATTTTTAGATgtggaaaaacaaattaatgtaattattgattccAAAACAGAAACTATATTCCCAATTGGAACCAACACAACATTTGTAGACGAACCAAATGTGGTAAGGCATGTATCTGAAAATGAACATGCAGCACTTATAGATTCTTCAATTACAATCATAAAACAGCAAATAAAAGTTGATACTGAAACAGAAATTGAAACATTATTACTAATTGACAATTTAACTGAATCTATTAAGGAacaaatagttgaaaaaattactgaaaataaaaccCCAACACTAATTGATTCATTAGCAGAAATGGTAGGGGAAGGAAGCAAAGCGAACATTGATACAGATAATCAAAcactattaacaataaatacatctTCTACAAATGTAGATGATCAGATAGTAAATAATggtattaaaaatgaaactCAAATTTATTGTGTAGTGAATGTTGCAGAAGAACAAATGAAAGTGAACAccgaaacaaataataaaactattacaccaattgatatttttaccaCATCTATAGAAGAACAGTTAAATGTGGAATATttatgtgaaaatgaaaacacAATACATATCGATTCTGTACCTACATTGATTAAGAATCAAGGTAAAGtagatattaaaacaaaaaatgaaactttattatcaattgaaaatacttctTTCGAGGAAAAGATGGATaatgtagataaaataatacaaaataatttgttggttGATTTTTCAGTTGCAACTGAATTAAAGGGATATGAAATATTAACTGATACAGAAACTTTAACATCAATTGACGCTTTAAATACAACAGTGGACAGACAAACagtgaaagaaaattttaaagaaatcgAAAGTAGAATACCAATTGCTACATCAACAGCATTCGAAGAAGAACAAAAATCAGTAGAACATATAACTGTAAAGGAAAATGTACTTTCAATTGGCACATCCACTGCGTCTGTAGAGGAAGAGATACAAGTAGAAGAAGTTATTGAAAATGAATCTGCTTCATTAATTAGTCATTCAACTATACACGATGTAGCATCTTTAGGAGAACCAAAAGTAATCAAAAATGATACTACAGCAATGAGGTCTTCTGTTACAGTCGTGGAAGAACAAACGGAAGTAGCAGCAGCTGAGGTAGTAATTGACACTTGCAAAGAATCATTAGACAAAACCATGATCGACAAAGATACACGTCATAATGAAACTCCGACACCCATTGATATTTTAGTTACAGCCACTGAAAAACAAACAGACCTAGAAAAATTGGTGGAAAACAAAATTCCAATACTAGTAAATACTTCTACTAAATCTGTAGAAAAACAGATTAAAACAGAAAAAGGCACTGAAAACGAAACAATCACACTAATTGCTTGTGAAGCTCTGCCTAAAATAGAACCGAATGagtttgaaacaaaaaatgaaaatgaagctTCATCAGTTAATAATTCAGCCTCGATCAGAATAAAACAAACTGAGGCAGAAAATGTAACTGAAACAACATTACGAAATGATGacattatttatagaaatactaaaacaaatttgattagtacagaaaataaaacagaaaattCAGATAAtcctaataattgttatttaaaatttggagAATCGTCTAAAATGCATCGTTTGGAGAATGAAGATAATTTACAGAGAAAATCGTACGGCATTCAAAAGTTGGAAATGTCCGTTAAACGTATGAAAACTTCTGATGaggattattatgaaaaaacttTTGTACAGTTGGAACAAACTGAAAAAATTTCTAAAGTGGATAAAGTTAATGTTGatgatgaaaataaaactattattgacGACAAATTATATACAGTCAACGAATCTGACTTAAACGCAATATTGTGTGCATCTTCTCTTGAAGAAGCACTTACTTTGTTGGACTCAAagataaagttcaaatttaaacataagaAGTCATCTAGTAAAATTAACTCTGTGGAATATATTCCGAAAATTCAAACATCTGATAGTAATAGTAGTGGTGTAAACACAAACTTTACAGACGCACGAAAATTCTTTAAGGAAATTGAAaagaaatctaaaaaataaaaacatactgaagtaaaagttatattttattattttatactaattcaATAatcagtaaaattattattttatgatctgGACTAAGAAGAAATTgccaaaaatatctaaaattatagtgattttattttttttaaaaactactcactattttttggttttaatattaaacacactTATGGTGGATGAGAAATGTTTTAGTTCTATCAAAATTTTATTCAAACTTATGGTATTTGCCGTTAATATAACATTCTTCAATAATGGCCAACAAATTAAAGGCATCAACAAGAATTGTGAGCTATCAAATTGTTCAACAAATATGTAGTATTTAGACTTACAAATGGAATATGATGTACATGATATACAATCTCGGAACAATTTTGGTTTGTAATTAAcacaataaaattgatttttaataagaaagaaaaatgtataaataaatatttttttaccttttgCATCATCATTTTTGTCGTTTACCATTCCTCTCTTTCCTGATAAGCTTCTGTTTGATTGCCACCATTTGTACAATCAGCATGGATTATAAAGCACAAAATTCATAGTGCAGATTGAGTTTAAAATccaatcatacatttttaccatatacaattaatattatatgactaggGC
This genomic interval carries:
- the LOC132938378 gene encoding uncharacterized protein LOC132938378 isoform X1; translated protein: MIEQTTLHNILTWVIAVVLFIFQSLNYFIAWIKKYVKHGQKTTTVVTADTTISSESVLNNKNVPENVITVQGLIQKHFDIPLIIAEDEPKVYNFIKSAQLLTSNEICKEKMKIDQFMENLVDDSYVARGLGLITATVGRQSEFYLYSKYDNNFENVVIRLNGRNGEIGQITILSKNLANIVEPKSIPMDYIYDKDRIKVTYTPFAEGVYTLTLVRNSLSICRSPYYISVEKSPTNSRSQIRLGTKKYKPVTKFTKSKHSLETCDNSIPVIEPSKPSICKNILPESEKNSMRTDVMSIVTKFESNSINVQKRVHKSTSGISEKGSEIDMINEITKYSNIPPKTKTDNVHDTYVSDLNSPSIHSKTKSTDKNFWNDVDITYKNSKASDINTIDFESERIMKPMIELNEHVGITKDIPEVKNVSSTRLQPTNSVLVESLKIENLHDVEKHNQTFKTTELMDENKLIEKRLDPTTRIYESEIKCIDDESCITNEVSCFDDEDRKTVVVMDSNEIESNPNDTVIQQITDSAQYNINTPFASVITKITNSICEKCSIQVLKIISEFPRDINITHKNNSNEMRPSFETLLAQPISININIDNMFEQPISATNEHDSEHLLTINPTKIKHIGAINKDIQCNYLKEIEPIDNNSDELCGNINNMSKELMIKQNKHNSKIDETVKDEIFDHCIVPFTKRTIDKHNTKNDELSTNEIMKIKYSTTNEDNVLHSNQFNNNTIHKSDNKMEIQRQHLQKSSEHSIGLIQTNQFHENINKELNHISKESDKPLGTSDLVTINNDKNTNCELVTDELKINNVIIPDENTNIQSSVINNIVLASKEVTLVTTEYKSEDNEDNEEQTNNISYKNVTLTSIQNENQKLMIEKSIEPVLTSFKNKMVEKITQLYLNRDSSNTDNTSTFETHDKHFINNLHEIQINNNANSTEINTKCIETLTSQLKNHIDKNKISEIILDQQKTDRNHLLKYVENIIKTKINPSGLYAHTLGEIKLQTLINTAMNHPNNQQINNEFKNMTIDNDTQDDKLRKINNDEIVQDIEGMLVETPSITIIKNTDELILPKNQVTITTECEIPLINDFDTIQIENTNTDSKQEMQTINVNENDTIVETNAMEIKALQNFQKSHDTKILTPIIELRPTLETRIMNTSELVTVEKNSSKEIQTTIEIIDLINIPEETDAVENIDDKNEYESVKLQFKENVIKIPHLVEKETLNEVVENTSTNTSTKSNSTERVSMQGEIESPGLTKVCSANDLTIERDIIYKLQPPAENIDKPNSQSIPTLDAQVSINAAKVTIGINTSDPQFSNTAITVLIPSKIPLIEDNSFLPKLRIVSTLNMLDAIKISTIPKYSATCDTKITKMELQNTSEPTLSPNKLFMKNRKLEKIENIDETRIPTDTEIETLEYLNKSGKIKSIPPISNDTLTETTVESKTEKNTLHKTLNPKYKVTTLEPTVNDINCNNNKNETTIPISSSTGEIVEKPIKKHTAIEFTLPIYPQSEPNKKVYEMQICTEVETPTVIDNSTASLVRKIVIEFVTNKNKTPIEAIEIIVHEPIEEDIEFVRETTPTMNSLVAVMDEQVNIKKDGSDTYYVKSDDNVTNKGTKTRKSIGQNNAEKIIEKESPVPINTLTGVVMENPKINIITVTAITSCTDSSTETIDVKTDVEKVIEEESPSPMNFSSELVQENMNMNINTENETLLPTESTMESTVEPKIEELTEPEITSCTESGTVITDIQFHAEKIIDEVLIDSLGEVMGENTNMNIVSESEKLLPIVSTEESISEPTVEEDISVTVITSCTDSSTETIDVKTDVEKVIEEESPSPMNSSSELVQENINMNINTENETLLPIESTMESIVEPKIEELTEPEITLCTDSSTETIDVKTDVEKVIEEEPPSPMNSSSELVQENMNMNINTENETLLPIESTMESTVEPKIEELTEPEITSCTESATDITVIQFHPDKIFDEVLIDSLGEVMGENKKMNIVSESEKLLPIVSTEESISEPTVEEDISVTVIKSCTDSSTETIDVKTDVEKVNEEESPSPMNSSSELVQENMNMNINTENETLLPIESTMESTVEPKIEEIIKPEITSCTESGTVITDIQFHADKIFDEVLIDSLGEVMGENTNMNIVSESEKLLPIVSTEESISEPTVEEDISVTVITSCTDSSTETIDVKTDVEKVIEEESPSPMNSSSELVQENINMNINTENETLLPIESTMESIVEPKIEELTEPEITSCTDSSTETIDVKTDVEKVIEEESPVPMNFSSELVQENMNMNINTENETLLPTESTMESTVEPKIEELTEPEITSCTESGTVITDIQFHAEKIIDEVLIDSLGEVMGENTNMNIVSESEKLLPIVSTEESISEPTVEEDISVTVITSCTDSSTETIDVKTDVEKVIEEESPSPMNSSSELVQENMNMNINTENETLLPIESTMESIVEPKIKELTEPEITSCTDSSTETIDVKTDVEKVIEEESPSPMNSSSELVQENMNMNINTENETLLPIESTMESTVEPKIEEITKPEITSCTESGTVITDIQFHADKIFDEVLIDSLGEVMGENTNMNIVSESEKLLPIVSTEESISEPTVEEDISVTVITSCTDSSTETIDVKTDVEKVIEEESPSPMNSSSELVQENMNMNINTENETLLPIESTMESTVEPKIEEITKPEITSCTESGTVITDIQFHADKIFDEVLIDSLGEVMGENTNMNIVSESEKLLPIVSTEESISEPTVEEDISVTVITSCTDSSTETIDVKTDVEKVIEEESPSPMNSSSELVQENINMNINTENETLLPIESTMESIVEPKIEELTEPEITSCTDSSTETIDVKTDVEKVIEEESPSPMNSSSELVQENMNMNINTENETLLPIVSTMESTVEPKIEELTEPEITSCTESSIKIIQYQDHAEKMFDQEAPPDGKSKVIVDTETETHLSIVLIESIEKPNFVEPIIATKIPYCTESSTEITDTHMDQDNVIVEPLPTPINFLSEIEGVKTKVHINTESEALLPMTNYVEEKEVIEETSEIVLPIELAMEFIQEPKLKKDIKIRSCTDYSTVTIQKDKKNVIFEESSTPINSLGEVVEKNMNDKVDKENEIVLPIDSITGSMEEKKEKDGHIDPLLTMKSTVESIKEPKEVEDITAKEITSCTNSSSVILEIQMDEEKVIEAPPVLINSSSKIIGETTKVNMDTEYETILLIESTIESIAEPEINEQITQTKILSCTPPSNATVNVQTDVDKLFIEEVSMAPLNCSDEEVGKKSNVNNHTENETLLPIEFTMETIAIPKTVEDIKETEISSCTDSCILTVDAQTDKEKGLDEVTPEPINSSGEVVAEKTSIDIDTRKETILPINTSTSSVEDRNAIEGTTEIILLIKSTIEFEEESIVVEDINVTEITDLEKVIEEVPTVLMNSSCKIIGEKTKVNIDTEYETILPIGTSIESVEEPNAVKDITETEITSCTESSTENMMDFQSNKEKYIAEKSPVPINSSGKVVVGKTNMNIDNGNETILPIKTYTSSVEDRKAIEGTTGIVLPIEFTMEFKKEPKVVEDIPVTEKTPCTDSYILTVDAQTDVEKEFDEVTPVLFNSSAKIIGEKTKVTIDTEYETILPVKASYESIEEPKFKEPEIKSRTVPSTENMMDVQTNNEKYLAEKCPEPIYSSVEEVGGKSKANIDTEDETLLPVVSTKESIEKTKIEPTAVTETEILSCTESSTIIINYQNHTEKIVDVVPINYLSEVMGENINVNVITENETHLPIGSTMEAVEVPNVVEDITEIEKRSSTESSSIILDTKIYVEKVIEEIPSVLIDPSDKVVGENPKVNMDTEYETILPIELTIEFIPESEIYEDITETEILTCTDTSTGNVVAQTDVEKVIGEVSLTLINSSDKLIGRNINVNIDNEGETLRPIDTSTGYVKDKKDIYKLIETLLPIESTVEPIDKPKVEDITEPEIKSCTESSTEIFDNQNHADKIVDQKHPVFVNSSDKVVGENTNVNIDMETETLLPIGSTLKSIEVSKEVEDIKETETILSTNSFIVTVDIHTDVEKNIDKESPSLINSFGELVQENMNMNINTENETLLPIELTIEPIEESNVVDDRTEIEITSYTEPLTKLINPQFHAEKIVAKVKNNSLVQGNTNVSINTKNVTLLQIDTTTSSGEEMKEIDELIETLIPIKSNMESIKVAKKVEDINEREKISFTDSSILTKDIQTDIDIVIEKKSPTQINFLVNKLGENTKVNNDTENKTILPNESTKELTVEPKVEIDITETVITSCTDSSTVTLDVQTNVEKVIEEHPAPIHSSGEVVGESTKLYIDTVNETLLQIDTSITAVKAVLEKKIIENEYSTPTFSPFLDVEKQINVIIDSKTETIFPIGTNTTFVDEPNVVRHVSENEHAALIDSSITIIKQQIKVDTETEIETLLLIDNLTESIKEQIVEKITENKTPTLIDSLAEMVGEGSKANIDTDNQTLLTINTSSTNVDDQIVNNGIKNETQIYCVVNVAEEQMKVNTETNNKTITPIDIFTTSIEEQLNVEYLCENENTIHIDSVPTLIKNQGKVDIKTKNETLLSIENTSFEEKMDNVDKIIQNNLLVDFSVATELKGYEILTDTETLTSIDALNTTVDRQTVKENFKEIESRIPIATSTAFEEEQKSVEHITVKENVLSIGTSTASVEEEIQVEEVIENESASLISHSTIHDVASLGEPKVIKNDTTAMRSSVTVVEEQTEVAAAEVVIDTCKESLDKTMIDKDTRHNETPTPIDILVTATEKQTDLEKLVENKIPILVNTSTKSVEKQIKTEKGTENETITLIACEALPKIEPNEFETKNENEASSVNNSASIRIKQTEAENVTETTLRNDDIIYRNTKTNLISTENKTENSDNPNNCYLKFGESSKMHRLENEDNLQRKSYGIQKLEMSVKRMKTSDEDYYEKTFVQLEQTEKISKVDKVNVDDENKTIIDDKLYTVNESDLNAILCASSLEEALTLLDSKIKFKFKHKKSSSKINSVEYIPKIQTSDSNSSGVNTNFTDARKFFKEIEKKSKK